The following proteins are encoded in a genomic region of Hyla sarda isolate aHylSar1 chromosome 3, aHylSar1.hap1, whole genome shotgun sequence:
- the MARCKS gene encoding myristoylated alanine-rich C-kinase substrate → MGAQFSKTAAKGEAATAEKPGEAVAPSPSKTNGQENGHVKANGDASPAAAEAEKEEVQANGSAPAEETPKEEAAAAEAAPEKEAAASADGESTEPASPAEGEASAKTEEAGSTSTPSTSNETPKKKKKRFSFKKSFKLSGFSFKKNKKENSEGAEGEGAAASSEGAKEEAPAAAPEAADEEAKPAQEEAPAASSTEEKKEEAAAASPEPQETKPEEPAPEKPAEELKPTEEPKPEEKPAEEAPATVAAPEAPSTEPEAPKAEEPAAPTQEAPSESSPAAESAE, encoded by the exons ATGGGAGCCCAATTCTCCAAGACCGCAGCCAAAGGCGAAGCCGCCACCGCCGAGAAGCCCGGGGAAGCCGTGGCCCCCTCACCCTCCAAGACCAACGGCCAG GAAAATGGGCATGTAAAGGCCAACGGTGACGCTTCTCCTGCAGCTGCTGAGGCAGAAAAGGAGGAAGTTCAGGCTAATGGAAGTGCCCCTGCCGAGGAGACCCCCAAAGAGGAGGCTGCAGCAGCTGAGGCCGCTCCAGAGAAAGAGGCTGCTGCGTCTGCTGATGGGGAGAGCACAGAACCAGCCTCTCCAGCTGAGGGGGAGGCCTCAGCCAAAACAGAAGAAGCAGGGTCCACTTCTACCCCTTCCACCAGCAACGAGACCCCCAAGAAGAAAAAGAAGCGCTTTTCCTTCAAAAAGTCTTTTAAGCTGAGTGGCTTTTCTTTTAAAAAGAACAAAAAGGAAAATAGTGAAGGAGCTGAAGGCGAAGGGGCAGCTGCCTCCAGTGAAGGCGCCAAGGAGGAGGCTCCTGCAGCTGCTCCCGAGGCCGCCGATGAAGAAGCAAAGCCTGCCCAAGAAGAGGCCCCTGCTGCAAGCAGCACAGAGGAAAAGAAAGAGGAGGCTGCTGCAGCATCGCCTGAGCCCCAGGAGACCAAACCTGAAGAGCCTGCACCAGAAAAGCCCGCAGAGGAGTTAAAGCCTACCGAGGAGCCAAAGCCTGAGGAAAAGCCCGCAGAGGAGGCCCCGGCCACTGTCGCCGCTCCTGAAGCGCCATCTACTGAACCAGAGGCACCAAAAGCCGAAGAGCCTGCAGCTCCAACACAAGAAGCTCCATCCGAATCCAGTCCAGCAGCCGAGTCAGCAGAGTAA